The Vicia villosa cultivar HV-30 ecotype Madison, WI linkage group LG1, Vvil1.0, whole genome shotgun sequence genome includes a region encoding these proteins:
- the LOC131643970 gene encoding autophagy-related protein 8i-like, which produces MGRTSCFQDEYTFEQRLEESRDIIAKFPDRIPVIVERYSKCDLPELEKKKYLVPRDLSVGHFIHILSSRLSLPAGKALFVFVKNTLPQTASVMDSVYRSFKHEDGFLYMYYSTEKTFGCCT; this is translated from the exons ATGGGAAGAACCTCTTGTTTCCAGGACGAGTATACTTTCG AACAAAGGCTTGAAGAATCGCGTGATATTATCGCCAAATTCCCAGATCGAATCCCC gtgATTGTGGAACGGTATTCCAAATGCGATCTACCTGAATTGGAGAAGAAAAA ATATCTTGTTCCAAGAGACTTGTCTGTTGGGCATTTCATTCATATTTTGAGTTCCAGACTTAGTTTACCAGCTGGAAAAGCTCTTTTTGTATTTGTCAAGAATACTTTACCTCAAACTG CCAGTGTGATGGACTCTGTTTATAGATCGTTCAAGCATGAGGATGGGTTTCTTTACATGTATTATAGTACGGAGAAAACCTTTGGATGCTGCACATAA